A window of Rhododendron vialii isolate Sample 1 chromosome 13a, ASM3025357v1 contains these coding sequences:
- the LOC131313921 gene encoding uncharacterized protein LOC131313921: protein MRGGPPELTWHIAVVDSQGNPAELHLAPARVEPAPVTMPVPNEWVNEAVRRMLALENVIRRAASGLPLDLRYPPSAAQRSQTQGRAAPRRKSAREPPQKKLATRTPAPPPTTRPQTRGIQPSVATSLPQFESPTRSKMANNLPALISPWLSAFVAVDWLSFWFHGLATFRFLRNVRVRPEFLRAASQFWDPEVHVFSSGYLTNWGCSPHRKQAGLICPVECISGA from the exons atgagaggtgggccaccagagttgacatggcatatagcagtggtggactctcagggcaatccagctgagctacacctagcccctgccagagttgagccagcgcccgttactatgccg GTGCCCAATGAATGGGTGAACGAGGCTGTTCGAcgcatgcttgcactggagaatgtGATAAGGCGAGCGGCAAGTGgcttgcctttggacttgcgctacccaccatcggcagctcagagatctcag acacagggacgggcggctcctaggagaaaaagtGCCAGAGaacctccacaaaagaagctagcaactaggactcctgctcctccacctactactagaccacagacgcggggcaTACAGCCATCAGTTGCGA CATCCCTCCCTCAGTTTGAGAGTCCTACGAGAAGcaaaatggcaaataatcttccggccttgattagcccgtGGCTTTCGGCTTTTGTTGCCGTGGATTGGCTGTCATTCTGGTTTCACGGGTTGGCCAcattccgtttccttcgcaatgtgagAGTTCGTCCTgaatttctgagggcagcctCACAATTCTGGGACCCGGAGGTTCatgtgttcag ctctggctattTGACAAATTGGGGTTGCTCACCGCACCGGAAGCAAGCTGGCCTCATCTGCCCagtcgaatgcatcagcggagcatga